The Kryptolebias marmoratus isolate JLee-2015 linkage group LG1, ASM164957v2, whole genome shotgun sequence sequence AAACAGAGGTGAGAAAACCAAAGTCAGTGAGGATGAACTTATAACCTAGTAGTACGGGTACTTCTACGCCTACATGTAGGTTAGCAGCCTTATAAGGCTGGCACCTTATTGCTGTTTTACTGCTTCTCTGCCCAGCTCAGTTACCTGTAACATTACCCCGGCTAGCAAAGGCCCTTTAAGTCAAACGCTGTTTTATATCGTTTAATATTTACTGCTACACATGCATTTTCACAGTTTCATTTGTGTCTTTGCATCAGCACAGCGGACAGTTTGCAGCCGTTAGTTGTCAAACGGCTGCTCCGTTAGGGGAGCTAGCTCTCGACCATGCTAAGAGCAGGaaacaaatagtttaaaaatacaCTCATATGGCATGTCAGCCTTCTCTGAGGTGCTGTTGCAACAGGAAAGTAATAAAGAGTAGTTCGACACAGGCTGTGAGAGACATTTGTGTTCAAAAATGCAGAAAGGAAAGTAGATTTACCCGGCGGTCAGCTAACTCGCAGTGCCCTCGGTTTGTTGACAGTTGTGAACTGGGTGGACTGGAGCTGTGATGTTGCCAGGTTTGTTTGTGGGCGACAATCCCTCCTTTTTGCACCTAGCGAGCGTTCTTCTTCGTGATTTTTACAGCAGCTGGCACCTTTAAGAGTTACAATACTGCCATCTTGTGGACTTCTCCAaaatccccttttttttgtctaaatagACCCGTTCTTACTAACAACTTTGCCCACTTTCATAGCTGTCTAGTTTTTCAATTTTCTCCTTCTCACCCTCTCTTCATTCTAATGAGCCCCTCTAATATTTCCTGCTAAATAATCTACTGTTTTTGGTTGCtggtataaaaatatttaaaaaggttgaCAAACCAGATGCATATTGTCATAATACTCTACATTGGCCCTAAAGTAAGAAATACATTTCAAGTTCCTGACTTTCATACTTGCCTTCTTGATGTCCCCTCGTCAGCTGTCCTCTCTAAATTTTATATTCTACATTGAGATGAGCGTACGTCCTTGTATTTTACACACTGATTTCAgtacagctgctgttttagaATAATTTGATTCATAATATTTTATGATGTTCATTTGATTGTGATAACATTGCCTTATTCATCTGGCAAACCTTTTAATCTCAGGAAAGCCTGTGTGAGCTGGAACCTGCATGTTTATTCCAATACAGTTGCTTTGTCTAATTCTCTGTGTATGTCCCACAGTTGTATTAACTCATATTGATATATGTTTGTGTCTGATCTGACACATTATaaggtaaaaaaacagaatcactgGCACTGCTGCAGCCCTTTAAAATGCTGAGTCAGTGCTATGCTTTTGTCAATCTGTGCCATAAGTATTGCATACTGTTTACCTGTGATCTGAATATGAGTTACTCTGTAAATGTTGATGAAACTCATTTAGTGAAtcaagttttaattttcttcccCTTTCTTGCAATGTTGAAAGTAATGACACAGTTGAGCTAGTGCATTTATTTTAGAGGTGAGTTTTgccactgtttttattttgtactgcTGAACTTAACAACACAAGGATTTTATTCCTTTATGGAGTGTAATATGGGGATTAACTGGTTTATTTGTGACATGTGCAAAGAAACAAGATGACTCACATAGTTCTTcattaaaaaagcttttatttgcaGATATCAAAGCTCCTTCAATAGAATTACTACAACTTAATAATTGGCACATGATAATAGGTATAGTTCATGAATGCTGCATTAACCAATTTGAATTTCAGGAGCttcaaatacaaaatacaaagcAAAGTTAGTCAAGAGCACAGGTCTAGTGGCGTGTTGCTGAATGTTTTTGGATTTAATCTTAATTCCTCAGGCCAACTTCATAATAACCTTTAACTTGTTACAAAATGTCATGACGTCTCCTCAGTTCTCCACAAAATTGCATATGGCACAATATGGGTCAAGAGAAAATGGGTGATTTGCCACATCTGTACATCATGAAAGATCTTTGGGTTTTTTGAACTTCGATCCCAACGacaaatttttagttttcaccCCCACAAAGAGCAAGCAGGATCTTCTCGTAGTCTCCTTTGGTGTCATCCTAAAAGAacagcaaaccaaaaaaaatctgtgaaactcCAAACACTTTTCCTTTGCCTCACGTTCACACTTTTAATATGGAAAGCCTGCCAAAGACCAAGTAATCCTTTTATCTGCATTGTCAGAAGTCTGCTCACCAGAATGTCCTGAAAGAGTGTTTTGTCGTAGTTTTTCTTGTACTCATCCTTGATCCGTTTCATATCGATCTCAGAGCGGCTCACCATGATGCGGGTCAGGATATGTTTGCGGGTACCTTTACCCTAAAAGGGTAAAGAAAAATAGAGCTAGTGAAGGCTTTAGTTTGCAGGAACAGGTCTTTAAAGTGGGGATGCTGTCGGTATATAGAGTATATTGTACCTTCATGGCCAAGTAGAGTCTCTCTGCAAAGAATGCAACCCTGCTTCCAGCACATTTCACTGTTGTCATTTAAGGCAATAGTTCAAAGTTACTGTTTGTGTCCATGTTATTGGTTTTATGCTCAAGTAAAAAAGTACAGAAATCTGCCTTTACCTATTGCTTTGAGACAATTTTCTATATCTCCCTTCATCTCCAGGTCAATTGCTTTGGCCACATCCACTTTGCTGTAGTTTCGGTACCTTTCAAATactggaaagaagaaaaaaagtagcaaagggctgaTATATCTCACAGGGACAAATAGTAAATAAGTAAACTCCTTTAGGGAGCAGCAAGCTAGCTGACCTTTGCGAAGATGAAGGGAGCTCCTGGTAGTCAGGATTTCGATGAAGGTGGAGCAGTCTTTGCCCTTCCTCCCCTCCCCGGCCTCGTACAGAGACCTGGCATCGCTGTCAATCAGCTGCTCGCTCACTCCTTCAGTCCTGCTGGCCTGCGACATGCAGCAACACACAAGGTTTAGCTGCTTGAGCTATTCTGAAACCAATAAAACCTGGACTTCTAGGCTGTGAGTTACACCTTTCTCTGCATGAGTTATAAGtctgaatgaaaataaacaaaacacatctattaggaaaatgtctaaaaacagacaaaatgcacaaaataatcTGGAATGCAAAAAAgttgcctttaattttattttaaaagaaactaatatTTATTCTGTTGAGTTTGTGCAGTGCTTTTGCTCATCTTTGATGCCCTTTTGTGTTTACTCATGCATGTGTATCAAGGGTGTGAGTTTATCTTTCCTAAACCACAAGAAGCCTAAAGTAgggtgtgttgtgttgtgttgccTCAAATATTAATGGTGTCCTGGTGCTACGACTGTGTAGATAATTGCAGTGAATTAAGCTTCTAAAGAGCCACATATTTAAGGAGAGAAAGCAGGTGTGGAGGCGTACGTACCTTGCAGAGAGCGAGGAGGGCAGCCCTGAAGTCTCCACTGGTGTCAGATCTGATGTCCTCCTCCAGATCCTTCTTGtagtcttaaaataaaagcaataaaagtaaTGATTTAGTACAAAAATGTGCTCAAAAGCTATGTTTTGTCACGtttgaatctttttgttttgtactgatatttttgtgttttgttctgttctgctcttATGGTGAAGCCACTTGATGTCTTCCACCCTGCTTATTTTCTGCCATACTGCATGTATTTTGTTAGTAACCAGCACATTTATCATCACTACACAAACTCCCTGATTTTCTTAAATTCCTTGTTAGATTGTCGTTCATTTTCTTGCATCCTGCTGTTTGTTGATTCCTCTGTTGCCTTGGTTTGTTATTGAAAATACTGATTCTGCCTCCTTCATGCCTGCATTTTGGTCCTGCTACAACTCACCCTCCACCGAACGTGACAAATTTGGCTTGTCATGCATACATTTTTAGCTCCTCAGATTGCACCGCCATCTCATGTGTTACTACTATTAGTAAGCATTACTTTGAGGAACCGTTATTTCTGTTTGCACCCACCTTCCTTGTAGGCTCTCTTTAGGTCCAAGATCTGCCTGTTGTTTCTGGAGGCAAGAATCTCGATCAGAGTATCCTCATCTGTTCCAAGTCCCTgagacagaggcacagagaaagAGCATTTAATCTTTACAAACTCTGTTCCAGCAACAACATTTAACCTCCCAttaggaaaacaataatgtgttGAAGTGGGTTGGTGTCaagaacaaaagtaaaatatatggTGAGGTCAGTGCATTCACCACGGATCATTTATGTTTTCCTTGCTTTGTAACGGTTTGaggactttgtgtgtgtgtgtgtgttagtacCTTCATTGCCAGTTTCAGC is a genomic window containing:
- the anxa1a gene encoding annexin A1a, which translates into the protein MSFIQTFLEQTVYLGMPDESVLKNEGTVTAAPNFNPSTDAAVLDKAIKAKGVDENTIIEVLVKRSNDQRQQIKEAYQQTTGKPLDSALKNALKGDLEEVVLALLKTPAQYDAQQLKLAMKGLGTDEDTLIEILASRNNRQILDLKRAYKEDYKKDLEEDIRSDTSGDFRAALLALCKASRTEGVSEQLIDSDARSLYEAGEGRKGKDCSTFIEILTTRSSLHLRKVFERYRNYSKVDVAKAIDLEMKGDIENCLKAIVKCAGSRVAFFAERLYLAMKGKGTRKHILTRIMVSRSEIDMKRIKDEYKKNYDKTLFQDILDDTKGDYEKILLALCGGEN